CGGCGGTGACCGCGCAGTCGGCGACGGGCACCTGCCAGGGACCGACCATCTGGTCGCGCGCGATCAGGCCGCCGAGCGTGCGGTCGCCGATGGAGATGAGGAAGGTCTTGTCGGCGACGGCCGGGTGCGAGAGCACGCGGCGGACGGCTTCCTTAAGGGTCAGATCGCGGAGATCGAGCGGCTGCTGCGGACGCGGGAGGGAGGATTCCTTCCGATGCATGCGCGGCGGTTTACCGAGCAGGACCTCGAGCGGCAGGTCGATGGGCGTGTTCTTGAAATGCGGATCTTCGACGACGAGTTTCTTTTCTTCGGTCGCCTCGCCGACGATGGCGTAGGGCGCGCGCTCGCGGGCGCAGAGAGCCTTGAAGGTCTCGATGCGGTCGGCCGGGATGGCGAGGACGTAGCGCTCCTGCGACTCGTTGCACCAGAGTTCGAGCGGGGACATGCCCGGCTCGTCGTTGGGGAGCTTGCGCAGGTCGAATTTGCCGCCGCGGCCACCGTCGTTGACGAGCTCCGGCAGGGCGTTCGACACGCCGCCGGCACCGACGTCGTGGATAAAGGCGATGGGGTTGTCGGCGCCGAGCGCCCAGCAACGGTCGATGACCTCCTGGCAGCGGCGTTCCATTTCGGCGTTGTCACGCTGCACGCTGGCGAAGTCGAGGTCCTCACTGCCGTGACCGCTGGCCATGGAGCTGGCTGCGCCGCCGCCGAGGCCGATGAGCATGGCGGGGCCACCAAGCACGACGAGTTTGTCGCCCGGGTTGATCGCGCCTTTCTGGACATGGTCGCCGCGGATGTTGCCGAGGCCGCCGGCGAGCATGATGGGCTTGTGGTAGCCGCGGAGTTCAGAGCCGTTGGCGCCCGGGACCTGCTGCTCGAAGGTGCGGAAATAGCCGTTGATGGCGGGCCGGCCAAACTCGTTGTTGAACGCGGCGCCGCCGAGCGGGCCCTCGATCATGATGTCGAGCGCGGAGACGATGCGGCCGGGTTTGCCGAAGTCTTTTTCCCACGGCTGGATCGCGCCGGGAATGCGCAGGTTTGAAACGGAGAATCCAACAAGGCCGGCCTTGGGCTTGCCGCCGCGGCCGGTCGCGCCTTCGTCACGGATCTCGCCGCCGGAGCCGGTGGCGGCGCCGGGGAAGGGCGAGATCGCAGTCGGGTGGTTGTGCGTCTCGACCTTGCAGAGGATGTGGATGTCCTCCTGTGACGAAACGTAGTCGTTGGTGCGCGGATCGGCGTAGAAGCGTCCGCCTTTTGAGCCCACCAGCACGGCGGCGTTGTCCTTGTAGGCGGACAGGATGCCGTCGCGGTGCAGCTGGTAGGTGTTCTTGATCATCTGGAACAGCGACTTGTCCTTGGCGGAGCCGTCGATATCCCAGGTGGCGTTGAAGATCTTGTGGCGGCAGTGCTCGGAGTTGGCCTGCGCGAACATCATCAGCTCGATGTCGTGTGGATCGCGGCCGAGTTTGGTGAAGGCGGCGACCAGGTAGTCGATCTCGTCCTCGGCGAGCGCGAGGCCGAGGTCCTTGTTGGCCGCGACCAGCGCGGCGCGTCCGCCGGCGAGTACGGGCACGCTGGTCATCGGCTGCGGTTCCTTGTGCCGGAAGAGCGCGGCACAGGCCGGCAGGTCGCCGAAGACCACCTGCGTCATGCGGTCGTAGATTTTCGACTGGAGCTTCTTCAGCTCCGCGGCGGACAGCGGGGAAAACGGAAAGCGCGACCCCGGCGGATCAATGTCGAAGGTGTAGGCGACGACGCGCTCGATGCGCCGGACGGCGGTGAGGCCGCAAAGGTGGGCGATGTCGGTGGCTTTGGAGGACCACGGCGAGATGGTGCCGGGCCGTGGGGCCACGATCTGCTCCATGCCCTCCAGTTTCACGGTCGCGCGGGTGGGGCCGTAGGTCAGGAGTTTTTCCAGCACCGCTTGCTGCGCGGCGCTTAGTTCGCCGTCCACCTCGGCCACATGCACAAAGTCGGCATTGACGGCCTTCACGGAGAGGCCCGCGGCGACGAGGTCCGCCAAGAGTTTTTGGAGCCGGAAGGAGGAGAGGGCAGGTGAGCCGCGAAGGATCAGCATGGTCTTAAAGCGCGATGTTCACAAACGGCCCCGGCGCGTCAAGCGGGGTAACGGGCATACCCGCACAGCCGCGGGTTTTTGCAGGGTTCTCGGCAGTTTCCGAGTCACTTCCGCGGGCAAACCGAGAAAGCCGTTGACGAGTGCCGGGCTCTGGGCTGATAGAAGGTCTTTAATGCCGTGACGCGCAGAACCGACCACTCCAGTTCCCTCTCAATACCGGCCGGGTGCAGTGTAACCAGCGACAGGAGGGAGCGGGCATGAGCGAGTTCATCTCCCACGAATGCGGCGTGGCGCTGGTGCGGCTGAAAAAGCCGCTGGCCTACTACCAGGAGAAATACGGCACCCCGCTCTGGGGCTTCAACCAGCTCTTCCTGCTCATGGAGAAGCAGCACAACCGCGGCCAGGACGGCGCCGGCGTGGCCTGCGTGAAGTTCGACGTCCCGGCCGGCGAGCCCTACATGTTCCGCGAGCGCAACGTCGAGACCAACCCCCTCGACAAGATTTTCCAGTCGCTGCTCGCCCGCTACAACCAGCTCGTCGCCGAGGGCGCCGTGCTGCCGGAGTTTCCCGAAACCGCGCGCAAGAAGTTCGATTTCTGCGGCGAGCTCTACCTCGGCCACCTGCGTTACGGCACTTCGGGCGGCTACAACCTGAGTTCCTGTCATCCGTTTTTCCGCCGCAGCTCCTGGCCGACCCGCAACGTGATGCTCGCGGGCAACTTCAACCTGACCAACACGCACGAGCTGAACGACAGCCTCATCGCGATCGGCCAGCACCCGATCTTCGCCACCGACACGCAGGCCATCCTCGAGCGCATCGGGTTCTGCCTCGACGACGAGCACGAGCGCCTGTTCCGCGAGCTCCGCACGCAGGGATTGCCCGGCGACGAGATTTCCCGCCGCATCAACGCCGAGCTCGACCCGGCCCGCGTGCTGCGCGAGGCCTCGGCGAACTGGGACGGTGGTTACGCGCTGGTTGGCGCGCTGGGCAACGGCGACGGTTTCGTTTTCCGCGACCCGTCCGGCATCCGGCCCTGCCACTGGTTTGAGAACGACGAGGTCGTGGCCTTCGCCTCCGAGCGTGCGCCGCTTTGCACGGTGTTCGATCTCGAGGCGGCGGACGTGCGCGAGGTCGAGCCCGGCTGCGCCGTGATCATGAAGAAGGCCGGCAGCGTTACCGTGGAGCGCATCAAGGCGGCCCTGCCCAAGACGCAGTGCACCTTCGAGCGCATCTATTTTTCGCGCGGCAACGACGCCGACATCTACCGCGAGCGCAAGGCCCTCGGCGCCGGCCTCGCCGACAAGATCTGGAAGTCCATCGGCGGCGACCTGGAGAATTCCGTCTTCAGCTTCATCCCCAACACCGCCGAGGTGGCCTACTTTGGCCTGATGAGCGAGCTGCGCTTCCGCCGCCGGGCCGAGGTGAAGCAGACCCTGCTCGACGCGGCGAAGGCCGGCCGGATCACCGAGGCGCTGATCGACGACCTGATTCTCTACAATTGGCCGCGCGGCGAGAAGATCGTCAGCAAGGACGTGAAGCTGCGCACCTTCATCAGCCAGGAGAAGTCGCGCAACAATCTGGCTTCGCTCGTTTACGACGTCACCTACGGCATCGTCCAGCCGAAGGACCACCTTGTGTGCGTGGACGACTCGATCGTGCGCGGCACAACGCTGCGCCGGTCCATCCTGCGCATCCTGAAGCGGCTCAATCCGAAGAAGATCATCATCGCCTCCACCGCGCCGCAGATCCGCTACCCCGACTGCTACGGCATCGACATGTCCGAGATCGGCAAGTTCATCGCCTTCGAGGCCGCCGTGTCACTGCTCAAGGAGCGCGGGCAGGGTGCGCTCATCGAGGAGGTTTACCGCCTCTGTCGCGAGGAGCTGAAGAATCCCGGCAAGTCGCCGGTGAACCAGGTGAAGAAAATCTACGAGCCCTTTGCCGACGAGGAGCTTTCCCGCCGGATCACCGAGCTGGTGTCGCCCAAGCCGAACGGCTGGAAGGGCGAGATCGAGATCATCTTCCAGTCCGTCGAGGCGCTGCACCGCGCGCTGCCGAACCACAGCGGCGACTGGTATTTCACCGGCAACTACCCGACCCCCGGCGGCTACCGCGTCGTGAACCAGGCTTTCGTGAACTACTTTGAAAAGGCCGAGGGCCGCTCCTACTGATGTCCCTTTCCTACGAATCCTCCGGCGTCCGTTACGACCAGCTCGACGCGTTCAAACGCGCCTGCCAGCAGGCCGCCCGCGGCACCAGCAACGAACTCGCCGCGCACGGTTACGCCGAACCCGCCACGACCCGCGGCGAGAGCGCCTACCTCATCGAAGCCGGCGACCATTTCCTGGCGCACGTTGAGGAGGGTCTCGGCACCAAGAACCTCGTGGCCGACGTGGTCTATGCGCAGACCGGGAAGAATTTCTACCGCGAGATCGCCATCGACACGGTTGCGACGATCGTGAACGACCTGATCACCTGCGGCGCGCGCCCGATCTCGGTCGCCATGCACGCGGCGGTGGGCGCTTCCGAGTGGTTCACGGACGCCAAGCGCATGCAGGCGCTCGTGGACGGCTGGGCCGAAGGGTGCCACCGCGCCGGCGCGGTGTGGGGCGGGGGCGAGACGCCCACGCTCAAGGGCATCGTCCATCCCGACGCCATCGTGCTCGCCGGCTCGGCCATCGGCAGAATCGCGCCGAAGTCGCAGCGCATCACCGGCGAGGTGAAGGACGGCGATGCGATCATCTTCCTCGCTTCGACCGGCGTGCAGACCAACGGCCTCAGCCTTTGCCGCCTCATCGCGGAGAAACTCCCCGCCGGTTACCAAACACCGATTGGGCACGGTGACGCCCGCACCTACGGCGAAGCGTTGCTCGCGGCGTCGGCCATCTACGTGGACTTCGTGGTGAAGTGCCAGCAGGCCGGCGTGAAGCTCAACTACGTCTCGCACGTCACCGGTCACGGCTGGCGCAAGCTGATGCGGCTGGAGGAGCCGTTCGTTTACGAGATCACCGAGCCGCGGCCGATCCCGGCGCTGTTCAAATTCCTCATGGAGGCCGGCCCGATCGACCTGCGCGAGGCTTACGCGACCTTCAACATGGGCGTGGGTTTCGCGGCTTATGTTTCCCCCGCGGCCGTCGAGGCCACGCTCGCCGCGGCCAAGGCCGCCGGGCACGATGCTTGGGTCGCCGGAAAGGTTCGCAAGGACGGCAGCCGCAAGGCGGTCGTCATCCCGTCGCTTGGCCTCGACTACTCGGGCGAGACGTTGCAGGTGCGCTGATAATCGTCTGGTCCAAAGCATCTTCGGGAATATTCCCCCATCGTTAGAACTTGGAGCCCCGGCTGATCGGCCAGTGTGAACTGTGGCGCAAAGCATCTGTTTGGGATTGGCTGCCAGACTCCTGCGTCCAAACTGGCCGCATGTCTCGCTGGATTCGCCTCCTCGCTGCGCTGCTGTTGATTGCCGTCGGTGGTTCGTTGCGCGCACAAATTATCCTGGTCAATGGCACCACCTACACCGGCCAGTCGCTCAACGACAGCATCCAGCTCAACGCGAGCACCACGGCGACCTTCACCGGCGGCACGACCTTCACCGGCCCCAACGCGACCTTTGGCAACAGTGCGGGGCTTTATTGGCAACAGGGCGGCTCATTGACCGGCAAGACCTTCTCTCTCGGCAGCAGTGCCTACGTTTATGTGCAGGGTACGGGCAACAGCCTGACGCTCAATTCCACGACGCTGACCACGGGCAACGGTGCTTATTTCTACCTGACCGGGGCGAATACAGCCCTGACGCTGGACGCCAGCACGACCATGACCGGCGGCATCTCGCTCTACAGCGATGGCAACACCGGCACGGCCATCACAAACCAGGGCACGCTGACACACAACGTTGGCAGTGGTTCGATCTATGCGGCGAACTTCACTAACTCCGGCACGATCTCGGCGACGGGCGGCACCTACCTTTATCTGGGTTACCCGAGTGCCAGCTACAATTCCACGAACACCGGAACGGTGACTTCAAACGGTTCCGGCACTTATGTCTATCTGCGCGGCAACTTCGACAACAACGGGACGTTGACCGCGCAGAACAGCGGCAACCTGCTGTTCGACGGCAACAACACGACGGCCAACCTCGGCAACGTCGTCCTCGCCAGCGGAGGGCACGCCCTGCTCAACGGCACGATCGACAACACTTCGGCTACCCTGACGGCCCCGACGGGCGGCGCCTACGAGCTTTACGGCGGCACGATCACCGGTGGCACCATCGCCAGCGGAGCGCTCAGCTTCACCGGTTCGGGCGGTTATCTTAGCGGTGCCACGCTCAACGGCGACTTGACCGTGGGCAACAGCGCCTATGTGCGGTTGACCAACAACGCGAGTTTCACGGGCACGAACGTGAGTCTGGGCAACAGCGCGGGTCTCTACTGGCAGCAGAGTGGCACCTTGACGAATCACACGTTTTCCCTCGGCAACAGCGGTTACGTTTATGTGCAGGGTACGGGCAACAGCCTGACGCTCAACTCCTCGACGCTGACCACGGGCAACGGATCTTACTTTTATCTGAGCGGGGCGAACACCAGCCTGACGCTGGGAACTGGCACGACGATGACGGGCGGCATTTCGCTCTACAGTGATGGCAGTGCCGGCACGGCCATCACGAATCAGGGCACGCTGACGCACAACCTTGGCAGCGGTTCGATCTACGCGGCCAATTTCACCAACGCCGGCACGATTACGGCGACCGGTGGAGCCTACCTTTACCTCGGATACCCGAGTGCCGGATACAACACGACGAACACCGGATCGGTGATCGCGGATGGCTCCGGCACTTACGTCTATCTGCGCGGCAACTTCGACAACAACGGGACGCTGACGGCGCAGAACAGCGGCAACCTGCTGTTCGACGGCAGCAACACGTCGGCCAACCTGGGCAACGTCACCCTCACGGGCGGCGGCCGAGCCTTGCTCAATGGCACGATCGACAACACCTCGGCCACGCTGACGGCACCGACAGGCGGCGCTTACGAGCTTTACGGCGGCACGATCTCGGGCGGCACGATTGCCAGCGGCGCGCTCTCGTTCACCAGTTCGGGTGGTTACCTCAGCGGCACCACGCTCAACGGCAATTTGACCGTGGGCAACAGCGCCTATGTGCGCTTCACCAACAACGCGAGTTTCACGGGCACGATTGTCAATTTGGGCAACAGCGCGGGTCTCTACTGGCAGCAGAGTGGCACGTTGGCGAACCACACGTTTTCCCTCGGCAATAGCGGTTACGTTTATGTGCAGGGGACGGGCAACAGCCTGACGCTAAACTCCTCGACCCTGACCACGGGCAACGGTGCCTATTTCTATCTGAGCGGGGCGAATACCGCCCTCACGTTGGACATCACTACGGCGATGACGGGCGGCATCTCGCTCTACAGTGATGGCAGTGCCGGCACGGCCATCACGAACCAGGGCACGCTGACGCACAACCTAGGCAGCGGCTCGATCTACGCGGCGAACTTCACGAACGCCGGCACGATTACGGCGACGGGTGCCAGTTACCTTTACCTGGGTTACCCGAGTGCCGGATACAATACGACGAACACGGGATCGGTGATCGCGGATGGCTCCGGCACTTACGTCTACCTGCGCGGCAACTTCGACAACAACGGGACGCTGACGGCGCAGAACAGCGGCAACCTGCTGTTCGACGGCAGCAACACGTCGGCCAACCTGGGCAACGTCACCCTCACGGGCGGCGGCCGAGCCTTGCTCAATGGCACGATCGACAACACCTCGGCCACGCTGACGGCACCGACAGGCGGCGCCTACGAGCTCTACGGCGGCACGATCACCGGTGGCACCATCGCCAGCGGGGCGCTTGGCTTCACCAGCTCGGGCGGTTACCTCAGCGGGGCAAGTGTCACCGGGGATCTCAATCTGTCCACCGTGAGCAGCTACGTGCGTTTCACCAACGCTGCGAACTTCACGGGCGCCAATGCCACGTTTGCCAACAGCGCGGGCCTCTACTGGCAGCAGGTGGGCACGCTGACGGGCAAAAGCATCACGCTGGGCAACGGCGCCTACCTCTACGTGAGCGGGGCCAACAATGCGCTGACCTTGGACAGTGCGACGACGGTGACGGGGGATGTGAGCATCTATTCGGATGGCAGCGCGAACACGGCGATCACCAATCAGGGCACCCTGACGCACAATGTCGGGTCCGGCCAGATCTACGCCAGCAACTTCACCAACGCGGGCACGATCACCGCGTCAGCGGGCACCTATCTTTATCTGGGTTATCCGAGTGCCGGCTACAACTCGACGAACACGGGCGCGGTGACCGCGGACGGTTCGGGTACCTTTGTTTATCTGCGGGGCAACTTTGACAACAACGGCACGCTGACCGCTCAGAACAGCGGCAACCTGCTGTGGGATGGTGACAACACGACGGCCAACCTTGGCAACGTGACGATCAGCGGCGGCGGCCGGGCGTTGCTCAACGGCACCATAAACAACACCTCGGCTACGCTGACGGCCCCGACGGGCGGCGCCTACGAACTTTACGGCGGCACGATTACGGGTGGCACCATCGCCAGCGGGGCGCTTGGCTTCACCAGCTCGGGCGGTTACCTCAGCGGGGCAAGTGTCACGGGGGATCTCAATCTGTCCACCGTGAGCAGCTACGTGCGTTTCACCAACGCTGCGAACTTCACGGGCGCCAATGCCACGTTTGCCAACAGCGCGGGCCTCTACTGGCAGCAGGTGGGCACGCTGACGGGCAAAAGCATCACGCTGGGCAACGGCGCCTACCTCTACGTGAGCGGGGCCAACAATGCGCTGACCTTGGACAGTGCGACGACGGTGACGGGGGATGTGAGCATCTATTCGGATGGCAGCGCGAACACGGCGATCACCAACCAGGGCACCCTGACGCACAATGTCGGGTCCGGCCAGATCTACGCCAGCAACTTCACCAACGCGGGCACGATCACCGCGTCAGCGGGCACCTATCTATATCTGGGTTATCCGAGTGCCGGCTACAACTCAACGAACACGGGCGCGGTGACCGCGGACGGTTCGGGCACCTTTGTTTATCTGCGGGGCAACTTTGACAACAACGGCACGCTGACCGCGCAGAACAGCGGCAACCTGCTGTGGGATGGTGACAACACGACGGCCAACCTTGGCAACGTGACGATCAGCGGCGGCGGCCGGGCCCTGCTTAACGGCACGATCGACAACACCGCTGCCACGCTGAACACGCCAACGGGCGGCGCATATGAGCTCTATGGTGGCACGATCAACGGAGGCACCATTGCCAGCGGCGCATTGAGCTTCACCTCGTCTGGCGGCTACCTGAGTGGTGCGACACTGACCGGCGATCTCACCCTGGCTGCCGCCAGCAGCTACGTGCGGCTGCAGAACAATGCCACCTTCACCGGTACCCTGCTCAGCATGGCGGCCAATACGGGCATTTACTGGCAGCAAAGCGGGACTTTAAGCGGCAAGACGATCACCCAGGGCACCGGGAGCTATTTCTATGTGCAGGGAACCAACAATTCCCTGACCCTGGATTCCGCCACAACCGTGTCGGGTTCCATTTCCCTCTACAGTGACAGCAGCGCCGGCACGGCGATCATCAACCAAGGCACCTTGACCCACAGCATCAATACGACCGGATATCTTTACGCCCAGACCCTGACCAACCAAGGCTCCATTGCGATCAACACCGGCACGCTCTACCTGGGTTATTATGGTGACGATGCCACGATCAATTCAGCCGGCGGCACCATCACCCAGAATGGCGGCAACCTCTATATCTATTCGCCGATGACCAATGCCGGCCAGCTGAAGCTGATGGCCGGCACGCTTTACACGAATGATCTGCTGACCAACACCGCCACGGGCTTCTTTGGTGGCGCCGGCACGGTCAGCGGGGCGGTGACCATGGCGGGTGGCACGATCGCGCCGGGCAATTCGATCGGCACGATGACTTTCACCGCCGGCAGCGATCTCCTCGTCACGGGCGCTTCGGTCTTTGAGGTGGAGTTGGACGCCACCACTGCGGACAAACTGGTCTTCCAGAACCCGGGCACGATCAGCCTCGGCTCCGGACTTCTGCAACTTAGCCTGAATCTTCTCAGTGCGCCGACTCCGGACGGCATCTACACCCTCATCGACATCACCTCCGGCGGAAGCGGCATCTCGGGGTATCTGGCCGGCCTGCCCAATTCCGGCGACGCCTTCACCGCCTATTTCGCCGGCAATCCCTACGACTTTCACGTCACTTACCTGACCAACCAGCTCCGCATCCAGGCGGTGCCCGAGCCGGGCACCTATGCCCTGATGGGGGCAGGCCTTGCGGCGGTGGCGCTGTTGCGCCGTCGCCGCCAGGTGAGCTGAAAGCCGGTGCGGCGCTCAGCGCCGCTGCCAGCGTCCGCGGGAAAGGTTGCCGAATTTGCGCGATGGATGCGCGGGCTGCTGGCCGTGGCCGCCACCGTGTCCTTGCGGTTGGGCCTGCTGCGGCGCCTGGGTCTGGCTGGAAGGCTGGAAGTGGCGCTGCTCGCGTTGCGGCTGGCCCCGACCGCCTCCGTGTCCGCCTTGACCACCGCGCCCGCCACCGTGACCGTGCTGCGGCCGCTGGCCGTGGGCAGGGGCCGCGCCTTGGAAGCCCATGGCGGGCTTGGGCTGGGCGTGGTAGTTGAAGCCCTCAAGCTTCAGCTGCGGGACCTTCTGGCCGATGAAGCGCTCGATATCGCGGATCTCACCGGCCTGGTCGGGTGTGGTGATGGTGAAGGCGTCGCCCACGGCGGCGGCCCGGCCGGTGCGGCCGATGCGGTGGACGTAGTCCTCGGGGTTGGCCGGGATGTCGTAGTTGATGACGTGTGATACGCCGGCCACGTCGATGCCGCGGGCGGCGATGTCGGTCGCGACCATCACCTCGTATTTGCCGGACTTGAAGCCGGCGAGCGCCTCGACGCGCTGGTTCTGGGAGCGGTTGGCATGGAGCACCGCGACGGAATGGTTCGCGGCCTTCAGCTTGCGGGCGATCTTGTCGGCACCGTGCTTGGTGCGGGAAAACACGATGCAGCTGTGGAAGTCGGTCTTCTCGAGCAGCGCGACGAGCAGGTCGAACTTGAGCCCCTGCGGCACGGGATAGAAAGCGTGGGTGACCGACTGGTTGACCGTGCGGGAAACGCCGATCTCGACGCGGGCGGGGTTGCGCAGCGCGAAGCGGGCGACCTCCTCGATCTCGGGCGGGACGGTCGCGGAGAAGAACAGAGTCTGGCGCTCCTTCGGGCACATGCCGATGATCTTCTTCACGTCCTTCACGAAGCCCATGTCGAGCATGCGGTCCACCTCGTCGAGGATGAGGATCTTGACGCCGTCGAGGCGGAGCGTGCGCTCGTTGATGAAATCCATCAGGCGGCCGGGCGTCGCGATGACGATATCGGTGCCGGCCTGGAGCTCGCTCCGCTGGCGGCCGTAGCCGACGCCGCCGTGCACGACGGTGGCGCGGAGGTCGGTGAAGCGGCCGAAGTCGCGGAAGGCGGTCTCGACCTGCGCGGCCAGTTCACGCGTGGGCTCGAGGATCAGCACGCGCGGCCCGCGGGGCTCGTGTTTGCCGAGGCGGGCGAGGGTGGGGAGGGCGAAGGCCGCGGTCTTGCCGGTGCCGGTCTGGGCCGAGCCGATGAGGTCGCCGCCGCCGAGCACGACGGGGATGGCGCGGAGCTGGATGGGCGTCGGGTCGGTGTAACCCATGGCCTTGACTCCGTTGACGAGGGCGGGCGGCAGCCCGAGCTTGGAAAATGGCATAGCGGGTCATTAGCCGGGTTTTGGTCCCGCATAGCGAGGCAAATCACCCGGAGCCGGCCATCAGCCCTCGGCCACCAGCCGATAGCCAATCCCCGGGTCTGTCTTCAGATGCCGGGGCGAGGCCGGCTCGGCTTCCAGCTTCTGCCGCAGGTGAGTCATGTGCACTCGGAGATAATCGGTGCGCTCCTCGGCGGCCGGACCCCAGAGCTCGCGGAGGATCTGCCGGTGGGTGACGACTTTGCCGCGGTGCTGCACCAACAGCCTGAGCATGGCGTATTCCTTGGCTGTCAGGTGAACCTCCTGGCCGGCCCGGCGCACCTGACGGGCCGCGAGGTCCACTTCGAGGTCCCCGATGCGCACGACTGCCGGTTCGTTTGCTGCCGGCATCCGGCGGAGAATCGCGCGCACGCGGGCCAGCAGTTCGCGGCCGCCAAAAGGCTTGGTCAGGTAGTCGTCGGCGCCGGCGTCGAGCGCGGCGATCTTGTCGTCTTCGGTTTCCCGCACCGACAGCACCAGCACGGGAACGTGCGACCACTCGCGCAGGCGACGGATGATCTCGGTGCCGTCGAGATCGGGCAGGCCGAGGTCAAGGATGATCCCGTCGGGGGCCGCGTGCGCGATCTCCTGCAGGCCGAGCGTGCCGTTCTCGGCCTCGCGCACCTGATAGCCGCCGCCCTCGAGCGTCACGCGCAGCAGCCGTCGGATCTGCCTTTCATCGTCGATCACGAGCAGGGTTGGGGCGGGGATGGGCGGCTGGCTGCTCATTCGGGAGGCGGATTCTGCGGGGCCGTATGCGGCAGGTAAATGGTGAACACGGCGCCACCGCCGGGGTTTTCGCCGACCATGACCTCGCCGCCCTGTGCGGTCACGAAGCCGCGCACCAGGGAAAGGCCGAGGCCCAGCCCGCCGGCCCGGGCCGCGTCGCCGCGCTCGAATTTCTTGAAGAGCCGCTCGCGCATCGCCAGCGGGAAACCCGGACCGCGGTCGGCCACCGTGAAAAACACGCGCCGGCCGTCGCGCTCCAGCCCGGCGGTCAGG
This DNA window, taken from Oleiharenicola lentus, encodes the following:
- a CDS encoding beta strand repeat-containing protein, which translates into the protein MSRWIRLLAALLLIAVGGSLRAQIILVNGTTYTGQSLNDSIQLNASTTATFTGGTTFTGPNATFGNSAGLYWQQGGSLTGKTFSLGSSAYVYVQGTGNSLTLNSTTLTTGNGAYFYLTGANTALTLDASTTMTGGISLYSDGNTGTAITNQGTLTHNVGSGSIYAANFTNSGTISATGGTYLYLGYPSASYNSTNTGTVTSNGSGTYVYLRGNFDNNGTLTAQNSGNLLFDGNNTTANLGNVVLASGGHALLNGTIDNTSATLTAPTGGAYELYGGTITGGTIASGALSFTGSGGYLSGATLNGDLTVGNSAYVRLTNNASFTGTNVSLGNSAGLYWQQSGTLTNHTFSLGNSGYVYVQGTGNSLTLNSSTLTTGNGSYFYLSGANTSLTLGTGTTMTGGISLYSDGSAGTAITNQGTLTHNLGSGSIYAANFTNAGTITATGGAYLYLGYPSAGYNTTNTGSVIADGSGTYVYLRGNFDNNGTLTAQNSGNLLFDGSNTSANLGNVTLTGGGRALLNGTIDNTSATLTAPTGGAYELYGGTISGGTIASGALSFTSSGGYLSGTTLNGNLTVGNSAYVRFTNNASFTGTIVNLGNSAGLYWQQSGTLANHTFSLGNSGYVYVQGTGNSLTLNSSTLTTGNGAYFYLSGANTALTLDITTAMTGGISLYSDGSAGTAITNQGTLTHNLGSGSIYAANFTNAGTITATGASYLYLGYPSAGYNTTNTGSVIADGSGTYVYLRGNFDNNGTLTAQNSGNLLFDGSNTSANLGNVTLTGGGRALLNGTIDNTSATLTAPTGGAYELYGGTITGGTIASGALGFTSSGGYLSGASVTGDLNLSTVSSYVRFTNAANFTGANATFANSAGLYWQQVGTLTGKSITLGNGAYLYVSGANNALTLDSATTVTGDVSIYSDGSANTAITNQGTLTHNVGSGQIYASNFTNAGTITASAGTYLYLGYPSAGYNSTNTGAVTADGSGTFVYLRGNFDNNGTLTAQNSGNLLWDGDNTTANLGNVTISGGGRALLNGTINNTSATLTAPTGGAYELYGGTITGGTIASGALGFTSSGGYLSGASVTGDLNLSTVSSYVRFTNAANFTGANATFANSAGLYWQQVGTLTGKSITLGNGAYLYVSGANNALTLDSATTVTGDVSIYSDGSANTAITNQGTLTHNVGSGQIYASNFTNAGTITASAGTYLYLGYPSAGYNSTNTGAVTADGSGTFVYLRGNFDNNGTLTAQNSGNLLWDGDNTTANLGNVTISGGGRALLNGTIDNTAATLNTPTGGAYELYGGTINGGTIASGALSFTSSGGYLSGATLTGDLTLAAASSYVRLQNNATFTGTLLSMAANTGIYWQQSGTLSGKTITQGTGSYFYVQGTNNSLTLDSATTVSGSISLYSDSSAGTAIINQGTLTHSINTTGYLYAQTLTNQGSIAINTGTLYLGYYGDDATINSAGGTITQNGGNLYIYSPMTNAGQLKLMAGTLYTNDLLTNTATGFFGGAGTVSGAVTMAGGTIAPGNSIGTMTFTAGSDLLVTGASVFEVELDATTADKLVFQNPGTISLGSGLLQLSLNLLSAPTPDGIYTLIDITSGGSGISGYLAGLPNSGDAFTAYFAGNPYDFHVTYLTNQLRIQAVPEPGTYALMGAGLAAVALLRRRRQVS
- a CDS encoding DEAD/DEAH box helicase, with product MPFSKLGLPPALVNGVKAMGYTDPTPIQLRAIPVVLGGGDLIGSAQTGTGKTAAFALPTLARLGKHEPRGPRVLILEPTRELAAQVETAFRDFGRFTDLRATVVHGGVGYGRQRSELQAGTDIVIATPGRLMDFINERTLRLDGVKILILDEVDRMLDMGFVKDVKKIIGMCPKERQTLFFSATVPPEIEEVARFALRNPARVEIGVSRTVNQSVTHAFYPVPQGLKFDLLVALLEKTDFHSCIVFSRTKHGADKIARKLKAANHSVAVLHANRSQNQRVEALAGFKSGKYEVMVATDIAARGIDVAGVSHVINYDIPANPEDYVHRIGRTGRAAAVGDAFTITTPDQAGEIRDIERFIGQKVPQLKLEGFNYHAQPKPAMGFQGAAPAHGQRPQHGHGGGRGGQGGHGGGRGQPQREQRHFQPSSQTQAPQQAQPQGHGGGHGQQPAHPSRKFGNLSRGRWQRR
- a CDS encoding response regulator; the encoded protein is MSSQPPIPAPTLLVIDDERQIRRLLRVTLEGGGYQVREAENGTLGLQEIAHAAPDGIILDLGLPDLDGTEIIRRLREWSHVPVLVLSVRETEDDKIAALDAGADDYLTKPFGGRELLARVRAILRRMPAANEPAVVRIGDLEVDLAARQVRRAGQEVHLTAKEYAMLRLLVQHRGKVVTHRQILRELWGPAAEERTDYLRVHMTHLRQKLEAEPASPRHLKTDPGIGYRLVAEG